Part of the Candidatus Dormiibacterota bacterium genome is shown below.
GCCGAGCGGGACTTTTTGCAGCGTCGCCGTCAGGCGGTCACGGAGCTCGAGCGAAAGGAGTAGACGACGTGGCTGAAAGAGAGCCGGCCACGGAACTGCACCAGCAGTTCAGCAGCGAGGGCGCGACGGCGACGCCGTGGTCGCTGGCGCGCCGGCAGCTCGAGAAGGCCGAGGTGTACTGGCTATCGACCATGCGTGCTGACGGGCGACCGCACGTCACGCCGATGGTGGCGGTCTGGATCGATGGCGCGTTGTACTTCTCCACCGGCGGCACCGAACGCAAGGCGCACAACCTCGCACAGAACTCCCACTGCGTCATCACGACCGGGTGTAACCGTCTCGCCGAGGGTCTCGACCTGGTTG
Proteins encoded:
- a CDS encoding pyridoxamine 5'-phosphate oxidase family protein → MAEREPATELHQQFSSEGATATPWSLARRQLEKAEVYWLSTMRADGRPHVTPMVAVWIDGALYFSTGGTERKAHNLAQNSHCVITTGCNRLAEGLDLVVEGDAVVVRDKATLQRVADGFATKYDPPFNFKATDFTAFGDGGEVLVYEVSPTRVFGYGRGKHYSATRWRF